One Archaeoglobus neptunius DNA segment encodes these proteins:
- a CDS encoding complex I subunit 5 family protein has protein sequence MSLENTLAISILIPLFVTFILPALKPRIATWVSAMSFLIPMAVTLGLLITLQEFEIPLINLGPPIGDFYLLVDPISNAFGFTICLVSAMVALYSWPYMKHRFEEMLEAGETKDTNWEFRKYWFLYNLYAVAMLWLVYAGNLILLYIFLEISLLASFLLIYMYGYGNRQWVGILYFVWTHIAGVLALLGFLMVGFENQTLALHSLKVIGFLPWLLIFLGMLVKLPGLGPHIWLPWAHAEAPTPVSALLSPLTVGLAGYVLLRIYMVDSSFITQYRDIIIAYAVISSVYAGFSVFKQKDYKRLLAYSTVSQMGYVLIALCLGSYGLVGVVIQYMSHAFGKSILFMTAGAIIASFHGLRDVNKMGGMHEYVPTVANAALLGFMTLSGILTIGMFGEFYILAGLTQIYGFNLSVILAVVLVFTISGLYSFYTMKIIYYGKPAGYEKPRINRLLDFPLYVIAFFSIAFIFPPLSTALLNGMKILFGIGGVVP, from the coding sequence ATGAGTTTGGAAAATACTCTGGCAATTTCAATTCTAATTCCCCTTTTCGTGACCTTTATTCTACCGGCACTCAAACCGAGGATCGCAACTTGGGTTTCTGCGATGTCCTTCCTCATCCCCATGGCGGTCACTCTCGGCCTTCTCATCACCCTTCAGGAATTCGAAATCCCGCTGATCAATCTCGGCCCTCCAATCGGAGATTTCTACCTTCTGGTAGACCCGATAAGCAACGCCTTTGGTTTCACCATTTGCCTTGTCTCAGCAATGGTTGCCCTCTACTCATGGCCCTACATGAAACACAGGTTTGAAGAAATGCTGGAAGCTGGAGAAACAAAGGATACAAACTGGGAATTCAGAAAATACTGGTTCCTTTACAATCTGTATGCTGTTGCGATGCTCTGGCTGGTTTATGCAGGTAATCTCATTCTGCTCTACATCTTTCTCGAAATATCCCTCCTGGCATCTTTCCTGCTAATCTACATGTACGGATACGGCAATAGACAGTGGGTCGGGATACTGTACTTCGTCTGGACGCATATCGCAGGAGTTCTTGCTCTGCTTGGATTTCTCATGGTTGGTTTCGAAAATCAGACCCTCGCCCTTCACAGCCTGAAGGTTATTGGGTTTTTACCGTGGCTCCTGATATTCCTCGGAATGCTCGTTAAGCTTCCAGGTCTCGGGCCGCACATATGGCTGCCATGGGCACACGCTGAAGCTCCAACACCTGTCAGCGCTCTCCTAAGTCCCCTGACTGTCGGTCTTGCAGGATACGTCCTGCTCAGAATTTACATGGTGGATTCCTCGTTTATTACCCAGTACAGGGACATCATAATTGCGTACGCAGTAATTTCAAGCGTCTATGCGGGATTTTCCGTTTTCAAGCAGAAGGACTACAAGAGGCTTCTTGCCTACTCGACGGTATCCCAGATGGGATACGTTTTGATAGCACTCTGCCTCGGCAGTTACGGGCTTGTTGGTGTGGTTATACAGTACATGAGCCATGCTTTTGGAAAGTCAATCCTTTTCATGACTGCGGGTGCGATAATCGCCTCATTCCACGGCTTAAGAGACGTTAACAAAATGGGCGGAATGCATGAATACGTACCAACAGTGGCAAATGCGGCGTTACTGGGTTTCATGACTCTGAGCGGTATACTGACAATAGGGATGTTCGGAGAGTTCTACATTCTTGCAGGACTGACCCAGATATACGGTTTCAATCTTTCTGTGATTCTGGCAGTTGTGCTCGTCTTCACAATTTCTGGGCTTTACAGCTTCTATACCATGAAAATAATCTACTACGGAAAACCTGCCGGATACGAGAAGCCGAGAATAAACAGGTTGCTGGACTTTCCGCTGTATGTAATAGCATTCTTTAGTATTGCGTTCATATTTCCACCGCTCTCCACAGCACTGCTCAACGGAATGAAGATTCTATTCGGAATTGGAGGTGTGGTACCATGA
- a CDS encoding NADH-quinone oxidoreductase subunit 5 family protein, with translation MMELLALLFFSPIIASFPIAIAWGMDPRPDWARKLPVLSVLGLFISLCIAIYILFNVGELSPEAEPIKYTVYWLPEFNINFVFIFDYLSKLMGALTAVIAFLIGVYGLEYMRDDYRLGWYWFFFNLFTASMLLVVYSDNLLMLLIGWEGLGIASWGLIGHWFRDDDELSYVGILKRKVAGLNMFWSPSTGGWRAISTIRVGDMPMFFAIGALFALTGTLNISEIPWAGLEEKIGVVGIVILMIAFLMGPFTKSAQLPFSEWLMTAMTGPTTVSALLHSATMVAAGTYLFMRLSWYIEPWKLHLEGYEYVYILVLFLGLASSLYGALVATSSLERKVLLAASTMSSLGLMFASAAASYWIGKFAILVAFWYLITHAFAKATLFLVAGHLIHETHDRFLGGDTEVAKKLKAAFVATVVATICLSGIPPFTAYWVKSGMDGVMHTLEHEFGYIPLVLLVTISAIYSGFLGKFLSMNFFKGKKVHLHLHGGEIMSSAYLVMVSMLFVILGLYLTAHVEPFREFFQEGLVTSSLTVGLIVIAAYSIGLFKPQIESPVGKFLGDRMYMMFLNDYIVPKFGWAVARVVEYGNRLIDYTCHQAIPQMFEVYSVGIRFIQNGKLERYLQIVIGFVMLIVVVAVAAGWIL, from the coding sequence ATGATGGAGCTCCTGGCCTTGTTGTTCTTTTCACCAATCATAGCCAGCTTTCCAATAGCAATAGCCTGGGGCATGGATCCCAGACCTGATTGGGCGAGAAAGCTGCCGGTTCTTTCTGTCCTGGGCCTCTTCATCTCCCTCTGTATTGCCATCTACATCCTGTTCAATGTTGGTGAGCTATCTCCCGAGGCTGAGCCGATAAAGTATACAGTTTACTGGCTCCCGGAGTTCAACATCAATTTTGTCTTCATCTTTGACTACCTCAGCAAGCTCATGGGTGCTCTGACTGCAGTGATAGCATTTCTGATTGGGGTTTACGGTCTCGAGTATATGAGAGATGACTACAGGCTTGGCTGGTACTGGTTCTTCTTCAATCTGTTTACAGCATCAATGCTTCTTGTTGTTTACAGCGACAACCTCTTGATGCTGCTAATAGGCTGGGAAGGTCTTGGCATAGCCTCATGGGGCCTCATCGGGCACTGGTTCAGGGACGATGATGAACTCAGCTATGTTGGGATTCTGAAAAGGAAAGTAGCAGGACTGAACATGTTCTGGTCACCAAGCACCGGTGGATGGAGAGCGATTTCGACAATTAGGGTTGGAGATATGCCAATGTTCTTTGCTATCGGTGCCCTTTTTGCGCTTACAGGAACTCTCAACATCAGCGAAATCCCGTGGGCGGGACTGGAGGAGAAGATTGGTGTTGTTGGCATTGTTATCCTCATGATTGCTTTTCTGATGGGGCCCTTCACCAAGTCAGCTCAGCTACCTTTCAGCGAATGGTTGATGACGGCCATGACCGGCCCAACAACCGTCAGTGCATTGCTGCACTCTGCAACGATGGTTGCTGCCGGAACCTACCTCTTCATGAGGCTTAGCTGGTATATAGAGCCCTGGAAACTGCACCTTGAGGGTTACGAATACGTGTACATCCTCGTCCTGTTCCTAGGCCTTGCATCTTCCCTCTACGGTGCTCTCGTTGCAACAAGTTCTCTCGAGAGAAAGGTTCTGCTTGCAGCATCGACGATGTCCAGCCTTGGCCTGATGTTTGCATCCGCAGCAGCAAGCTACTGGATCGGGAAGTTTGCGATTTTAGTTGCATTCTGGTATCTGATCACCCACGCCTTTGCAAAGGCAACTCTCTTCCTAGTTGCCGGACACCTCATTCATGAAACCCACGACAGGTTCCTTGGTGGTGATACCGAGGTTGCGAAGAAGCTCAAGGCCGCATTTGTCGCTACTGTGGTGGCCACAATATGCCTTTCGGGGATACCGCCGTTTACCGCATACTGGGTAAAGTCCGGAATGGATGGAGTGATGCACACTCTCGAGCATGAGTTCGGTTATATACCTCTGGTACTGCTCGTAACGATTTCTGCAATTTACTCCGGTTTCCTCGGTAAATTCCTGAGCATGAACTTCTTCAAGGGTAAGAAGGTACATCTGCACCTTCACGGCGGGGAGATAATGAGCTCCGCATACCTGGTCATGGTCTCCATGCTCTTCGTGATACTCGGACTGTATCTTACCGCCCATGTGGAGCCGTTCAGGGAGTTCTTCCAGGAAGGGCTTGTCACGTCGTCTTTAACTGTGGGCCTGATAGTGATTGCTGCGTATTCGATAGGACTGTTTAAACCACAGATTGAGTCTCCGGTTGGGAAATTCTTGGGAGATAGAATGTATATGATGTTTCTGAACGACTACATAGTTCCAAAGTTTGGATGGGCAGTTGCAAGGGTGGTCGAGTATGGAAACAGGCTTATTGACTATACCTGCCACCAAGCAATTCCACAGATGTTTGAGGTATACTCCGTTGGTATAAGATTCATTCAGAATGGGAAACTTGAGAGGTACCTCCAGATCGTTATAGGGTTCGTGATGCTGATTGTTGTGGTTGCTGTGGCAGCGGGGTGGATATTATGA
- the nuoB gene encoding NADH-quinone oxidoreductase subunit NuoB yields the protein MDEFVDFIRSGPLGPLKKWGTRWSLWPVHLVTACCGAELAHAFACGYDGERIGALNYGIARQTNLIIVEGAITRKMAKVLRITWEQMPDPKFVIVMGACGLQGGIFWNGYHMVKPSDVVPVDFFIPGCPPTPEALLRGIRQLQEKIVTGEAKTSAVFPEVPLESGRKPRVLPRSPKRISKAPAVIVNVPKNVEWEYGQKLVGEIKAKVDALSVTITGKNRIAIKVGRGDIPKAAMKLREIGFDHVKNVNVIDVPNEDKFIVEYYFSSYSVKELMPVLVNVFADVPRENPKVKSLAKMFPSADYLEREMHDFFGVVFEGNPWTGRKFLLAPDAPEYPLRKDFKLEEEVYSR from the coding sequence ATGGATGAATTTGTCGATTTCATAAGAAGCGGTCCACTTGGGCCCTTGAAGAAGTGGGGGACGAGATGGAGTTTGTGGCCGGTTCACCTCGTTACTGCCTGCTGCGGGGCAGAGCTTGCACACGCATTTGCCTGTGGTTATGATGGTGAACGTATAGGAGCGCTTAACTACGGTATCGCAAGGCAGACGAATCTGATAATTGTGGAAGGTGCGATTACAAGGAAAATGGCAAAGGTTCTTAGAATCACGTGGGAACAGATGCCAGACCCGAAGTTTGTTATTGTAATGGGAGCGTGCGGTCTGCAGGGCGGCATTTTCTGGAATGGATATCACATGGTTAAACCGTCCGATGTCGTTCCCGTTGACTTTTTCATTCCAGGATGCCCGCCCACTCCCGAGGCGTTGCTGAGGGGAATCAGACAGCTTCAGGAAAAGATTGTTACGGGTGAAGCAAAGACCTCGGCAGTTTTTCCAGAAGTCCCCCTCGAAAGTGGAAGAAAGCCGAGAGTCCTGCCGAGAAGTCCGAAAAGGATCTCAAAGGCTCCTGCTGTGATCGTCAACGTACCAAAAAATGTTGAGTGGGAATACGGGCAAAAGCTGGTTGGGGAGATAAAAGCGAAGGTTGATGCTCTCTCTGTAACGATAACGGGTAAAAACAGAATTGCAATAAAGGTCGGGAGGGGCGATATCCCTAAAGCTGCAATGAAGCTCAGAGAAATTGGCTTTGACCATGTCAAGAATGTAAATGTTATTGATGTTCCAAACGAGGACAAGTTCATAGTGGAATATTACTTCTCCAGCTACAGCGTTAAAGAGCTCATGCCCGTGCTGGTTAATGTATTTGCGGATGTTCCAAGGGAGAATCCGAAAGTTAAAAGCCTTGCAAAGATGTTTCCGAGTGCGGACTACCTTGAAAGAGAGATGCATGATTTCTTTGGAGTAGTGTTTGAGGGTAATCCGTGGACGGGCAGGAAATTCCTTCTGGCTCCAGATGCTCCTGAATATCCACTGAGGAAGGACTTCAAACTTGAAGAAGAGGTATACTCGAGGTGA
- a CDS encoding NADH-quinone oxidoreductase subunit D, which translates to MEEYSIDVPVTPPAELRSLFIPIPPEYVEDAYKSDDFLVLVGPQHPGSGHMRLIVRVKGDIIQEVIPDPGYVHRSMEKLAENRLYIQNIPLVERPAIMDAANFNLGYIRVIEDALDIEVPERAKYIRTMLAELCRVGTHLYDAAILAVFIGHTTGFMYPFGIRELICEALVRVTGARFTSSFIIPGGVRRDVDESTLKWIYDMTLAMEKRIKSFERIFIKNPTVIARLQDVGVLSREEAIKYGVVGPFLRASGVEYDVRKVEPYEVYDELTWEIPVSDAGDGYSRFLVRVNEVSQSLSIIRQCIKQMPEGRVISEQISENGSDIRGSFYDSLSNIVLPSGEYTTLTEGARGTIIFTIVSDGESNVPYRVRIVSPGWLYLKGFMESMKGERLADLQAIYGSFGYFPPEADR; encoded by the coding sequence ATGGAGGAGTACAGCATTGATGTCCCGGTCACACCTCCTGCCGAACTGAGATCGCTGTTTATCCCAATCCCTCCCGAGTATGTAGAGGATGCATACAAGAGCGACGACTTCCTTGTTCTGGTCGGCCCTCAGCATCCGGGAAGCGGTCACATGAGGCTTATAGTAAGGGTAAAGGGTGACATAATCCAGGAGGTAATCCCCGATCCCGGTTATGTCCACAGGTCGATGGAGAAGCTGGCAGAAAACAGGCTCTACATTCAGAACATACCTCTGGTGGAGAGGCCGGCAATTATGGATGCCGCAAACTTCAATTTGGGTTATATCAGGGTGATCGAAGATGCTCTTGACATAGAGGTTCCTGAAAGAGCCAAGTACATCAGAACAATGCTCGCAGAGCTTTGCAGGGTTGGAACCCATCTGTACGATGCTGCAATTCTTGCAGTGTTCATTGGACACACAACGGGCTTCATGTATCCGTTTGGGATCAGAGAACTGATCTGCGAGGCGCTTGTCAGAGTCACCGGTGCGAGATTCACATCCTCATTCATAATACCGGGCGGTGTGAGGAGAGATGTTGATGAGAGCACGCTGAAATGGATCTATGACATGACGCTGGCGATGGAAAAAAGAATCAAATCGTTCGAGAGGATATTTATCAAGAACCCGACTGTAATAGCAAGACTGCAGGATGTTGGAGTACTGAGCAGGGAGGAGGCAATAAAGTACGGCGTTGTGGGTCCGTTTCTGAGAGCAAGCGGTGTTGAGTATGATGTGAGGAAAGTTGAACCCTATGAGGTTTACGATGAACTTACGTGGGAAATACCCGTTTCCGATGCAGGTGATGGCTACAGCAGGTTCCTCGTAAGAGTTAACGAGGTTTCACAGAGTTTGAGTATAATAAGGCAGTGCATCAAGCAGATGCCTGAAGGCAGGGTTATAAGCGAGCAAATCTCTGAAAACGGAAGCGACATAAGGGGATCTTTCTATGACAGCCTGAGTAACATCGTCCTTCCTTCTGGAGAATACACAACACTGACTGAGGGTGCCAGAGGGACGATAATCTTCACCATTGTGAGCGATGGAGAGTCCAACGTTCCGTACAGGGTTAGAATCGTGAGTCCGGGATGGCTCTACCTCAAGGGATTCATGGAATCGATGAAGGGTGAAAGACTGGCAGATTTGCAGGCAATTTACGGAAGTTTCGGCTACTTCCCGCCGGAGGCTGATAGGTAG
- the ndhC gene encoding NADH-quinone oxidoreductase subunit A: MTLVENALIVVIVIAVALITDVAVLLLAKLFPRYRPTDVKMSRFEAGNPPLGIPKWTLPMQYIGFMIMFMAFEPILVLLLLFSGAPTLDVFALTILAFLLMLPAIYVAYHYSLEIAKLRGDVHG; the protein is encoded by the coding sequence ATGACCCTGGTTGAAAATGCCCTGATTGTGGTGATCGTGATTGCAGTGGCTCTGATTACCGATGTTGCGGTGCTTTTACTGGCGAAGCTTTTCCCCAGATATCGCCCAACAGATGTTAAGATGTCAAGATTTGAGGCGGGCAACCCGCCACTCGGCATTCCCAAGTGGACTCTGCCCATGCAGTACATCGGCTTCATGATAATGTTCATGGCGTTCGAACCCATTCTCGTATTGCTTTTGCTTTTCTCAGGTGCACCAACTCTGGATGTATTTGCCTTAACGATTCTGGCGTTCCTTCTGATGCTACCGGCAATTTACGTGGCCTATCACTACTCACTTGAAATTGCAAAACTCAGAGGTGATGTACATGGATGA
- a CDS encoding NADH-quinone oxidoreductase subunit N, translated as MITELLASLIILALGSAASYKDKRISFVLSIFAVLLVAVSGNAIYSALIAFVAVLNLLSLFVIRENQIAGSDYAMIGIMAVATLYAFVVDDLAVMLTLFVVVSVPTYLLAMVSDKGVNVDVGIKYVTFMVIATVLFLIGAVLLYSANSNSLIYSIAFLMLIVGLCMEVGVAPVHEWVPDVFSSADPIPVSIIASLAKFVPFIIAYKIIIATATPSIGMLMLIVGLIAAASMFTGNIGALTTNDPSRILAYSTVANMGYILATFVAITAGKEYVYFAIAGGILQLFVNSFGKIGYFASIKNGGTSPITAYMLTFSFIGLPPLMGFWSKLFIIYSLVYSSYIWLAVILVLNSAISVPYYVRLARLLGTGWKFSLANAVVLFASVAMLLTLIPPVWFVDVVSLMKGV; from the coding sequence ATGATTACGGAATTGCTTGCATCTCTGATTATCCTGGCTCTAGGATCTGCAGCAAGCTATAAAGACAAGAGAATCTCATTTGTACTCAGCATTTTTGCAGTCCTTCTGGTGGCAGTTTCAGGAAACGCCATCTATTCAGCGCTGATAGCATTCGTTGCAGTTCTGAACCTTCTCTCTCTGTTTGTGATAAGGGAGAATCAGATTGCAGGCTCTGACTATGCAATGATTGGCATAATGGCGGTTGCTACACTTTACGCCTTTGTCGTTGATGACCTGGCGGTTATGCTAACTTTATTCGTTGTGGTTTCAGTACCGACCTACCTGCTGGCGATGGTGAGTGACAAGGGAGTGAATGTGGATGTTGGCATCAAGTACGTCACATTTATGGTCATAGCGACCGTACTGTTTCTCATAGGCGCGGTGCTGCTTTATTCTGCCAACTCCAACTCCCTGATATATTCAATAGCCTTCCTGATGCTCATTGTTGGTCTGTGCATGGAGGTAGGTGTCGCTCCTGTACACGAATGGGTTCCGGATGTGTTCTCCTCTGCCGATCCTATCCCTGTCTCAATAATCGCCTCACTTGCCAAATTTGTCCCGTTCATAATTGCCTACAAAATAATTATTGCAACAGCGACGCCATCCATTGGCATGCTGATGCTGATTGTAGGTTTAATCGCAGCCGCTTCCATGTTCACAGGAAACATTGGCGCTCTGACCACCAACGATCCAAGCAGAATTCTTGCCTACTCGACTGTTGCAAATATGGGTTACATTCTAGCAACCTTTGTTGCGATAACTGCAGGAAAGGAGTATGTTTACTTTGCCATTGCAGGAGGTATTCTGCAGCTATTCGTAAATTCATTTGGCAAGATAGGCTATTTCGCAAGCATAAAGAATGGCGGAACGTCTCCCATAACCGCATACATGCTCACGTTCTCCTTCATCGGTCTACCACCTTTGATGGGGTTCTGGAGTAAGCTCTTCATAATCTACTCTCTGGTCTATTCAAGCTACATCTGGCTGGCAGTGATTCTTGTGCTGAATTCGGCCATCTCTGTACCGTACTACGTCAGGCTGGCAAGATTGCTTGGAACAGGATGGAAGTTCTCACTGGCCAATGCAGTGGTGCTATTTGCAAGTGTGGCCATGCTTCTAACTCTGATACCGCCAGTGTGGTTTGTAGATGTGGTTTCATTGATGAAGGGGGTGTGA